A stretch of DNA from Desulfosarcina ovata subsp. ovata:
CCATGGGGGCCTGGGGGTCGGGATCAAGCCGGGTGATCCGGCCGTTTTCATCAAAATGGACAATGACGCCGCATCCCGGGCTGTGAAAACAGAGCCCGCAGATGCCATGTTGGGTTCTCAAAGCAACTCCTCCTTACTCGCGTCGCCCCACCAGATACTGCGACGTAATGTGCTCCCACAGGTTCTCGGTTTTACGGATTTTCCAAGCCACATTGCCGTCGTCGGCGATGCCTAAAGGCGGATCGAATACGCCGAATTCTCCGGCGAATATGCGCCGCATGGTGTCAATACCGCGGGCGCTGTACTGGGCGTTGCCGTTGCCGCTGAGCCAGCGCTCGGGTGGGGAGACCGTCTCATCCCAGGAGAAGGGATCCGAGAACAGAAACATGGCGGAACGGTCTCGTAACACGCGGTTGATTTCCGTGAGATGCTTCAAGGGGTCAGGCACTTTTTCGAGCAGGTTGATGGCTGCCGTGGTGGCAAAGGCGCGCGTCCGAAAGGGCAGGGCCAGGGCGTCGGCCACGATAAAATCGACGCGGCTGAAATCATGGCTTTCATTGAAACGGTGGGTTCGCGGTTCGGTGATATGGCCTTCCACGATCAGGTCGAATGAAATCTCTTTTCGGGTGAGAATCTCACGGGCCTTGCGGATAAAAGCGATGGATGTGTCCAGGCCGATCACATGATCGTGGGTTGCAGCCAGATCGAATGAGAGCCGTCCCACGGCACACCCGACATCCAGGGCATCCCCGGCAGTGGGGGTAAAGCCGGCCGACCAAACTTGGTAAGCCTGCGTGGCGTCGGGGTCCTTGAGCAGATCTCCAAAGTGGCTCCACAGGTAGGCCGAGAGCATGCCGGGGGCGTTATAGCCCCGATGGTCGTTTAAAATAATGCGCGTTTTCTCCGGCAGAAGCACGGCAATTCCCTGCTGGATCGGATAAATACTCCCGCATTGGGGACATGTCATTTCGCCGTCCAAGACATCCTCCGCATCTGCTTCGCGAACGGTCAGGTTCAATGCGATTTCGGCGTCCAGACACTGTGGACAAATCAGTTTGTCGGCCACCCATTTTTTCATGGTTGATCACCTATTAAACGATTGTGAGTTTTTGGTTATGACCGGCAGGGATTTAAAACAGGCGTCATGCGAAAATACGAGGTTTGCAAACCAGAAGTTTATGCGCGTCCAAAAGGGGCAACCGGTCTGCTCCCCTTCACAACCGGCTTTACACGGCTGTCTGCGGTCCACACCATATCCTGTTAAAAATTGTCAACAAACAAGATGCGCAGTATACATGCGCAGCGGATGGGATTCAAGTGGGCAGAACGATTAATACGGTTAACTGAAATTCATTAACGCTCCCATGCAAGAGCATGGGAGCGAATTTGTACGTTCGACTTTGAATGTTCAAGATTTTGGCTTTTGCCCCTTTTGAGGGGGCTTCCTGATACCACCTGCTATGACGGTGGAGGATATCATAATTTTTCCAGCCGGACCGCACACGCCTTGAATTCGGCGGTTTTGGAGATCGGATCAAAGGCCGGATTGGTCAGCCAGTTGGCGCATCCCTCGCGGAAATGAAAGGCCATCCACACCAGTCCGGGCGGCACCTGCCCGGTGATCCGGGCCGCTACTTCCACCGATCCGCGCCGGGAGACCACGCGGATTTTTTCTCCCTGGCCGATGCCCAGGGCGTTGGCGTCTTCCGCCGAGATGTCCGCGGTTTCCGATCCGAGCAGGGTGTTGAGCCCTTCGCAGCGGCCGGTCTGGGTACGGGTGTGGTAATGGTAAAGCCGTCGGCCGGTGCTCAGTACAAAGGGATATTCCTCATCGGGCACCTCGGCCGGCGGGGCCCACTCCAGGGCCGATAGATTGCCTTTGCCGCAGGTGAATTTGCCATCCTTGTGCATGATGGTCGTTCCGGGATGATCTTCATCCGGCACGGGCCACTGCAGACCATCGGTTTCAATACGCTGGTAACGGATGCCGCTGAAAATCGGCGACAGGGGCGCCACTTCGTTATCCCAGATCTCCTGGCCGCTGGCCGACGCCCACTCCTGGCCCATACGGCGGGCGATCTCCTTGAAAATCCACCAGTTGGGTTTTGCCTCGCCCGGCGGCTCGACGGCCTTGCGCACCCGGCTGACCCGCCGCTCGGCGTTGGTAAAGGTGCCGTCGTCCTCGCTCCAGGCCGCGGCCGGCAGGACCACATGGGCAAAACGGGTGGTCTCGGTCTCGAAAATATCGTTGCAGACCACAAATTCGGCCGAGCGCAGGCAATGCTCCACATGGTTGATATCCGGTTCGGTGTTGGCGATATTCTCGCCGAATACGTACAAGGCCTTGACCGTGCCGTTTTCCAGCCCGTCGATCATGTCGGGAATCATCAGACCCGGTGTATCGGGCAGCTCCACGCCCCACGCCTGGCTGAACTTGGCCCGCGATGCCGCATCGGTCACCTTTTGATATCCGGGATAGTCGGCGGGCAGGGCCCCCATATCACAGGCACCCTGGACGTTGTTCTGGCCCCGCAAAGGATTGACCCCGCCGTACTCGACCCCAACATTGCCCAGTAGCATCTGCAGGTTGGCGCAGCTGAGCACGTTGTTCACTCCGCAGGTGTGCTCGGTGATGCCCAGGGTGTACATGAGCATGGATGGCCGGACGGCGGCCATCTTGCGGGCCACCGCACGGATGGTTTCGGCCGGCACGCCGCTGATTTCGGCGACCCGCTCCGGCGGGTACTGCATGACGACCTCGCGCAGCTCATCGAATCCGACGGTGTTGGCAATCACATAGTCCCGGTCATACAGCTCCTCGGTGATCAGCACATGCATCATGCCGTTGATCAGGGCCACGTCCGATCCGACCTTGATCTGCATGTAGGTGTGGGCATGCTCGGCAATGCCGTTGAAACGCGGGTCGGCCACGATCAGCTCGGCACCGTTGCGCACGGCCTGTTTGACGAAGGTGGAAGCCACCGGGTGGGCCTCGGTCATGTTGGAGCCGATCACGAAAAAGAGCTTGGCACCCAGGACCTCGGCAAAGGAGTTGGTCATGGCACCCGAACCGAAGGCTCGCGCCAGGCCGGCCACGGTGGGCGCGTGACAGG
This window harbors:
- a CDS encoding methyltransferase domain-containing protein; the encoded protein is MKKWVADKLICPQCLDAEIALNLTVREADAEDVLDGEMTCPQCGSIYPIQQGIAVLLPEKTRIILNDHRGYNAPGMLSAYLWSHFGDLLKDPDATQAYQVWSAGFTPTAGDALDVGCAVGRLSFDLAATHDHVIGLDTSIAFIRKAREILTRKEISFDLIVEGHITEPRTHRFNESHDFSRVDFIVADALALPFRTRAFATTAAINLLEKVPDPLKHLTEINRVLRDRSAMFLFSDPFSWDETVSPPERWLSGNGNAQYSARGIDTMRRIFAGEFGVFDPPLGIADDGNVAWKIRKTENLWEHITSQYLVGRRE
- the fdhF gene encoding formate dehydrogenase subunit alpha gives rise to the protein MPTLSLNDRTVSFETGQTILEVARQNDVVIPTLCHLKDAHATGGCRICVVEVAGSDQLLPACDTPAGDDMRIFTDSPAVRTARKAILEMMLAAGAHNCLLMDQPQSSWSESQLKIMQQPWHDKICPAHGDCRLQDLAIEYEVSVAGIDQKIDGHPLDDATPMIVRDYSRCIGCGRCIQACNEVQVNAAIPSPYGRREDHPNGWYPLVDYENCTHCGQCLQACPTGALFEKKAFGLATGSEAKKVRTTCPYCGVGCQQWLHVKDGRVIKVTAVEEGAPNLGRLCVKGRFGYDFIHSPERLTHPLIRDGEAFRKASWDEALDLVAEKFKQIKQLHGPDALAGISCARSINEDSYNMQKLFRATIGTNNIDHCARTCHAPTVAGLARAFGSGAMTNSFAEVLGAKLFFVIGSNMTEAHPVASTFVKQAVRNGAELIVADPRFNGIAEHAHTYMQIKVGSDVALINGMMHVLITEELYDRDYVIANTVGFDELREVVMQYPPERVAEISGVPAETIRAVARKMAAVRPSMLMYTLGITEHTCGVNNVLSCANLQMLLGNVGVEYGGVNPLRGQNNVQGACDMGALPADYPGYQKVTDAASRAKFSQAWGVELPDTPGLMIPDMIDGLENGTVKALYVFGENIANTEPDINHVEHCLRSAEFVVCNDIFETETTRFAHVVLPAAAWSEDDGTFTNAERRVSRVRKAVEPPGEAKPNWWIFKEIARRMGQEWASASGQEIWDNEVAPLSPIFSGIRYQRIETDGLQWPVPDEDHPGTTIMHKDGKFTCGKGNLSALEWAPPAEVPDEEYPFVLSTGRRLYHYHTRTQTGRCEGLNTLLGSETADISAEDANALGIGQGEKIRVVSRRGSVEVAARITGQVPPGLVWMAFHFREGCANWLTNPAFDPISKTAEFKACAVRLEKL